From Mobula hypostoma chromosome 8, sMobHyp1.1, whole genome shotgun sequence, the proteins below share one genomic window:
- the mgme1 gene encoding mitochondrial genome maintenance exonuclease 1, with product MQRPGGSQGLALLLVQRTINQPETAPVGWGKKYIGNLPALCVPQAVGYPRDAGHLEQRHIRCPSNPADQYLLPDLLRYSGNGFPPGPGPSLLLVGAGAPALPLYSRANEEDLTGSSQSHWRMNYFGVLSLATCGMARGSLKQCNGALLKELVSLQHSYCTSLCLHCQKKDQNKYEKEDHKKYASLVRSVVSTRVSPQTPETLLGEDALLYGPVIKSKPAREEPAPESLLNLPPFLNGERRCPEREPEAVVQPPLRIPLQRNSTMARLPSVTQILRLTMSLEQAFYLERWRRRMMKELGPDGFKAYTENILSRGQLFHSALEDALLSSKIPQTSNEDVAGYLQSVKSVLEDVKGTRVLESAVNHLPLHYVGLVDCVAEYRGKLCVIDWKTSEKPKPYFRNTFDNPLQVAAYAGALNHDNNYDFQVEQGLIVVAYKDGRPAHAHFMEPKLLLTCWQRWLLRLQKYQEKIGTPT from the exons ATGCAGCGACCGGGCGGTTCACAGGGCCTGGCTCTACTATTGGTCCAGCGCACCATCAATCAACCGGAGACAGCGCCGGTAGGGTGGGGAAAAAAGTATATTGGGAATTTGCCCGCCCTTTGTG TACCTCAGGCAGTGGGTTACCCACGGGATGCTGGACATCTTGAGCAAAGGCATATAAGGTGCCCGAGTAACCCAGCGGATCAGTacctgttgcctgacctgctgcgttacTCAGGCAATGGTTTTCCGCCCGGACCCGGGCCGTCCCTTCTGTTGGTCGGGGCGGGAGCCCCGGCTTTGCCTTTGTATTCGCGGGCG AATGAAGAGGATCTGACTGGTTCCTCCCAATCACACTGGAGGATGAATTACTTCGGGGTGCTGAGTCTTGCTACCTGTGGAATGGCCAGGGGTTCTCTGAAACAGTGCAATGGTGCACTCCTGAAAGAGCTGGTATCCTTACAACACAGTTACTGTACTTCCCTGTGCCTCCATTGCCAGAAAAAGGACCAAAACAAATATGAGAaagaagaccataagaaatatgCCTCCTTGGTCCGCTCTGTTGTCTCGACGAGAGTCAGTCCGCAGACTCCTGAGACCCTGCTGGGAGAGGATGCCCTTTTGTATGGACCTGTCATCAAATCAAAGCCGGCTAGGGAAGAGCCGGCACCCGAGAGCCTCCTGAATCTGCCTCCGTTCCTGAACGGTGAACGGCGCTGTCCTGAGCGTGAGCCAGAAGCTGTTGTCCAGCCACCGCTGAGGATTCCTCTGCAGAGGAACAGCACCATGGCCAGGCTGCCCAGCGTGACGCAGATCCTGCGGCTGACCATGAGCTTGGAGCAAGCCTTTTATCTGGAAAGATGGAGACGGAGGATGATGAAGGAGTTGGGCCCAGATGGCTTTAAAGCGTACACTGAAA ACATTCTCAGTCGAGGGCAGCTTTTCCATTCTGCTTTAGAggatgctctgctgtcatccaaaATTCCGCAGACCAGCAATGAGGATGTAGCAGGGTACCTGCAAAGTGTAAAGAGTGTCCTGGAAGACGTTAAAGGAACCAGAGTATTGGAGAGTGCGGTGAATCATCTGCCTTTACACTATGTAGGCCTGGTGGACTGTGTGGCTGAGTATCG GGGCAAGCTGTGCGTCATTGATTGGAAAACCTCGGAGAAACCAAAGCCTTATTTTCGAAACACCTTCGACAACCCGCTGCAGGTGGCAGCGTATGCTGGGGCCCTCAACCACGACAACAACTATGACTTCCAG GTTGAGCAGGGACTAATCGTGGTGGCCTACAAGGACGGCAGGCCGGCACACGCACACTTCATGGAGCCAAAGCTGCTTCTCACTTGCTGGCAGAGGTGGCTGCTTCGGCTGCAGAAGTACCAGGAGAAGATTGGCACTCCCACGTGA